From a single Rosa rugosa chromosome 7, drRosRugo1.1, whole genome shotgun sequence genomic region:
- the LOC133722156 gene encoding laccase-17-like — protein sequence MGYLRFPSMAALLFCFCVAVALMPEFAEGRTRHYTFNIKYHNVTRLCSTRRIISVNGKFPGPRLVAREGDQVLIKVVNRIKENVTIHWHGIRQLRSGWADGPAYITQCPIQSGQSYIYNFTITGQRGTLLYHAHISWLRATLYGPIIILPRRNESYPFVKPYKQIPIILGEWFKADPEAVISQALQTGAGPNVSDAYTLNGLPGPTYNCSSKDVFKLKVKPGKTYLLRLINAALNDELFISVANHSLTVVDVDASYVKPFNTDILLIAPGQTTNVLLTTKPNFPNATFLILTSPYFTGAGTLDNTTAAGILEYENPLSSTSTPSPIKTLPLLKPSLPPINATKFVNVTQFVQNLASKYRSLASTKFPANVPQTVDRKFFFTVGLGTSPCPKNTTCQGPNGQKFAASINNVSFALPSVAMLQSHFFGQSNVTYRTDFPSKPVVQFNYTGTAPNNTNVSNATRAVVLPFNTTVELMLQDTSIIGAESHPLHLHGYNFFVVGQGFGNFDQNKDPAKFNLVDPVERNTVGVPAGGWVAIRFLADNPGVWFMHCHLEIHTSWGLKMAWIVQDGPQPNQKLPPPPADLPKC from the exons ATGGGTTATCTTCGTTTTCCATCAATGGCGGCATTGCTCTTTTGCTTTTGTGTTGCAGTAGCTCTAATGCCAGAGTTTGCTGAAGGCAGAACAAGACACTACACTTTCAAT ATTAAGTACCACAATGTCACAAGGTTGTGCAGCACAAGGAGGATCATAAGTGTGAATGGAAAATTCCCAGGACCAAGACTAGTGGCAAGGGAAGGTGATCAGGTTCTCATTAAAGTGGTGAACCGGATCAAAGAGAATGTTACCATTCACTG GCATGGAATTAGGCAACTTAGAAGTGGTTGGGCAGATGGTCCGGCTTACATTACGCAGTGTCCTATCCAATCTGGCCAGTCATACATTTACAACTTCACCATCACAGGCCAGAGAGGAACTCTGTTGTATCATGCTCACATTTCATGGTTGAGAGCTACCCTTTATGGACCCATCATCATTCTCCCAAGAAGAAATGAGTCTTACCCTTTTGTGAAACCCTACAAGCAAATCCCAATTATTCTTG GAGAGTGGTTTAAAGCAGACCCTGAGGCTGTGATTAGCCAGGCTCTTCAGACTGGAGCAGGACCTAATGTTTCGGATGCGTACACTCTGAATGGGCTTCCAGGCCCCACGTACAACTGTTCATCTAAAG ATGTATTCAAGCTAAAGGTGAAACCTGGGAAGACATACCTCCTCCGATTGATCAACGCTGCACTCAACGACGAGCTATTCATCAGTGTAGCCAATCATTCCCTAACCGTGGTGGATGTCGATGCTTCTTATGTCAAACCTTTCAACACTGACATACTTCTCATCGCCCCTGGCCAAACCACAAATGTCCTCCTCACAACCAAGCCCAATTTCCCCAATGCCACTTTCCTCATCCTCACGAGCCCTTACTTCACCGGTGCTGGCACCCTCGACAACACCACCGCTGCTGGAATCCTTGAATATGAGAACCCACTAAGTAGTACTAGTACTCCCTCTCCCATCAAAACTCTTCCCCTCCTCAAACCAAGCCTTCCACCCATCAATGCCACCAAGTTTGTCAATGTAACCCAGTTTGTCCAAAACTTGGCCAGCAAGTATCGTAGCTTGGCCAGTACGAAATTCCCAGCCAATGTCCCCCAAACAGTGGACAGGAAATTTTTCTTCACCGTAGGACTTGGAACAAGCCCATGCCCCAAAAACACGACATGCCAAGGACCGAATGGCCAAAAGTTCGCTGCGTCGATTAACAATGTATCATTTGCTCTTCCATCAGTTGCCATGCTTCAGTCACATTTCTTTGGACAGTCCAATGTGACTTACAGAACTGATTTTCCTAGCAAGCCAGTTGTGCAATTTAACTACACAGGAACTGCACCAAATAACACTAATGTGAGCAATGCAACAAGGGCAGTGGTGTTACCATTCAACACAACTGTGGAGCTGATGTTGCAAGACACAAGCATTATTGGTGCGGAGAGCCACCCACTTCATCTTCATGGGTATAATTTCTTTGTTGTTGGACAAggttttggaaactttgatcaGAACAAAGATCCTGCAAAGTTCAATCTGGTGGACCCTGTTGAGAGGAACACTGTAGGTGTTCCGGCCGGTGGTTGGGTTGCCATTCGTTTCTTGGCAGACAATCCAG GAGTGTGGTTTATGCACTGCCATTTGGAAATTCATacaagctggggactgaagatGGCTTGGATCGTTCAGGATGGGCCACAACCAAATCAGAAGCTACCTCCACCACCGGCAGATCTTCCAAAGTGTTGA
- the LOC133722158 gene encoding protein FAR-RED-ELONGATED HYPOCOTYL 1-LIKE has protein sequence MEMDAEYKQSPTEIDSFPVIEVGKTIKKRKLQAEQLGLPAPKHKCWDLNFLSDEHVSMFDENLDQVQNMQTHVVKREIEGVFLNDGSGPGSGKGSNSLAGHYCDSAMSVYSEAELNAAYAKSVYDRPSTSSVNCNVNIFKDTDSSLDTLSAMEANYSEAELELMNVEVHQPIQNLEEQLQEFGGEANYICSEYGDHFIEECTDKEVEDIIYSNSLNPHTYVLSSGRWSVNQEAQSGSSRKPTIDQEFEQYFSSLML, from the exons ATGGAGATGGATGCAGAGTATAAACAAAGCCCAACTGAGATTGACAG CTTCCCTGTCATTGAAGTTGGAAAGacaatcaagaaaagaaaattgcagGCCGAGCAATTGGGCTTGCCTGCACCCAAGCACAAATGCTGGGACCTGAACTTTCTGTCTGATGAACATGTCTCCATGTTTGATGAAAATCTTGACCAAGTACAGAACATGCAGACACACGTAGTCAAGAGAGAAATAGAGGGAGTATTCCTCAATGACGGGTCTGGTCCCGGATCGGGAAAAGGTAGCAATAGTTTGGCAGGACATTATTGTGATTCTGCAATGTCGGTTTATAGTGAAGCTGAACTAAACGCAGCATATGCAAAGAGCGTATATGATAGGCCTTCCACTTCATCTGTCAATTGCAATGTCAATATTTTTAAAGATACCGACAGCAGTTTGGACACTCTGTCAGCTATGGAAGCAAATTATAGCGAAGCAGAATTAGAACTCATGAATGTAGAAGTGCATCAACCTATTCAGAACCTTGAAGAGCAGCTCCAAGAATTTGGAGGCGAGGCAAATTACATCTGCTCAGAATATGGAGACCACTTCATTGAGGAATGTACAGATAAGGAAGTTGAAGATATTATCTACTCCAATTCTTTGAACCCGCATACATATGTACTTTCATCTGGAAGGTGGAGTGTAAATCAAG AGGCTCAATCAGGCAGCAGCAGGAAGCCAACCATCGATCAAGAATTTGAGCAGTACTTTTCATCGCTTATGCTGTGA